Within Leptospira noumeaensis, the genomic segment ACGTCCCGATCCAGCTCTTCTAGTTTTTTGTATAAATGGGCAACTGTTACCTTCAAACACCGCTCCTTCCAAAAGTTTTATTTACTTGCAATAGAGTGCAAGAATGAAATAAGAAAAATAGCAATTTTTATGAGCCTAGACGATTTAGTAGTTTCCACGGAAAAAATAGACACTGTGTATGTGACCAAATTGCAGGGAAACCTAAATAACTTCACTTCCGAGAAGTGCATCAAATCTGTGCTCAATTCCTTAAAACATGGATCTGTCATTTTAGATCTAGAGGAATTGAATATGGTAACCACTCAAGGGATCATCGCTTTCAAAACTCTCAGCGAAGAAGCATTTCTGCACAAACATAAAATCATCTTAATCAATCTGCCGTTAAGTGTTAGACAAGCATTTTTAATGGCAGGGGTTCGTAATTTATTTCCCATCGCTAATAATGAAGAGGCAGCATTCAAAATGGCCTCAAGGCCCAGTAGGTAAACCGTGAATTCAGGATTTAATTTTTTTCGTAAAATTTGGCATGTACTCGGGCTTATCATTCCCGTGACTCTTTTTTTTGATCCCTTTAAGGACGCCTTCGGACTTGTTTTTGCCACTCGGGCAATTTTGGTGACCGCACTTGGAATCTTACTGATCAGTTTGTTAATCTTAGAATTTGTTCGGCTAAACCATTCAGGATTCGAAAATTTCTTTTATCAGTATTTTGGGTTCCTAATGAAAGAATCAGAAAGAAAAAGATTCAATGGAACCGTTCCTTATTTTTTTGCAAACTTCCTTGTTGTTTTGTTTTTTCCCGCCGAAGTTGCCATTCTTTCCATTTTGTTTTTAGTAGTTGGTGATCCCTTTGCAGCTTACGTTGGAAGTAAGTATGGAAAACATCGATTTTATAATGGAAAATCACGCGAGGGAATCATTGGTTTTTTAGTGCCCGCATTTATCTTTTCAATCCTTGCACTCTTTCTCATTACTAAATCCCAACCAGGAAGTTTTCTTGCGATCTTGGACAACCAAGGAGCCATTCTTTGGACACCCATCTACCTAGTTTTCTTTTCTGTGGTTTCTGCTTGTGTGACAGAGTTTTTTGCAAGTACTACGGCCAAAGGACTTGTGGATGACAACCTTCTGATCCCGATCGTAGGTGCAGTTGTTTTATCGGTTTTATCTTTACTCTATTTGGATTATACTCCAATGGATTTTTTCTTTGATCCAAAAGCGCTTTACATTCAAAAATAGATTTACTAACTTATTTCCAGCGTAGCTCGACGACTCTATGTTTGGTGATTGGTTCCATTCCCGGAACCATCACCGTATATTCTAAAGATATAGATCCTAGATCCTCCAGTCGAAAAGGGGACTTCTCCATTCCTTTACGGCGGAACTCTTCTTTCAAAAGGGCGCCTAAATAATGAAACGAAACCACAATGTTGTTTTGGAATAAATTCCCTTCCATTCGTTCCGAGGAATTCCCATACTTTAAATAGGCTACATACCCCGAACGAAAGGCCTCTTTTCCTAACCCATTGTAAGGTTTAGAAAGTAACATTCGAAACCCAGGTGTTTCTCTCGCGGTAAAATATAAAAAATTACCAAAATCTTCGTAACTAGGATTTTCTTTTTTAAAGGATTTTTTTTCCAGATAAACAGTATCTTTTTCTGTTTTTGGTTCTGTACAATCTAATGGTTCATTGAAATTATCACAGAACTGAAAAGAATTCGTAATTGTCCCTGAACAATTGAGAGATGTTAGGCCCATACCTATGACTAAACTAAATAAAAAAAACTTTTTGGTTACATTAACAGTCAAGTTACGATTTGAATTTATTAAACTCATACGATTCTCTGAGGGTATTAAAAAAATAACTTACATCTCTTTCTCTAAAATAATTTTGTGCAGATTCTGTAATCACAAGCTGGTTTCCCGAAAAAAAGTAAATTGTTTCTCCGTAAACACCTTGGAACAAATACGTGCGGTGGAAATCATCCTTAGATTTCGCAATCACAATGTTATGCGAAGTGACGTAACCGGGGATAAGAAGCACACTTTGGTCTTTTTTTTGCAGGAGAGATTGAAACTCTAAACAATCCTTCTTTTTTTCTACCAGTTCTTCCCTATGAATTCTTTGTTTGAAAGAGAGAACTTTTGTAAACCTTCCCGGGTAAGCAAATTCTCTTTCCGTTTCATCTGGTGTCCACTTGGTGAGTTGGATGGATTCATAGAGGATTTTAGAAAACCGTTTTTCCGCTAGAGCCTTCAGTTCAAAAAGGATTCCTTCCTCTTGGTAGGAAAGAATGACAAAAAACGAAGCTCCCGGTGGTCTTTCTAAAATCTCTT encodes:
- a CDS encoding diacylglycerol/polyprenol kinase family protein, which translates into the protein MNSGFNFFRKIWHVLGLIIPVTLFFDPFKDAFGLVFATRAILVTALGILLISLLILEFVRLNHSGFENFFYQYFGFLMKESERKRFNGTVPYFFANFLVVLFFPAEVAILSILFLVVGDPFAAYVGSKYGKHRFYNGKSREGIIGFLVPAFIFSILALFLITKSQPGSFLAILDNQGAILWTPIYLVFFSVVSACVTEFFASTTAKGLVDDNLLIPIVGAVVLSVLSLLYLDYTPMDFFFDPKALYIQK
- a CDS encoding DUF4416 family protein, whose translation is MPQEILERPPGASFFVILSYQEEGILFELKALAEKRFSKILYESIQLTKWTPDETEREFAYPGRFTKVLSFKQRIHREELVEKKKDCLEFQSLLQKKDQSVLLIPGYVTSHNIVIAKSKDDFHRTYLFQGVYGETIYFFSGNQLVITESAQNYFRERDVSYFFNTLRESYEFNKFKS
- a CDS encoding STAS domain-containing protein, with protein sequence MSLDDLVVSTEKIDTVYVTKLQGNLNNFTSEKCIKSVLNSLKHGSVILDLEELNMVTTQGIIAFKTLSEEAFLHKHKIILINLPLSVRQAFLMAGVRNLFPIANNEEAAFKMASRPSR